The following proteins are encoded in a genomic region of Cataglyphis hispanica isolate Lineage 1 chromosome 9, ULB_Chis1_1.0, whole genome shotgun sequence:
- the LOC126852120 gene encoding uncharacterized protein LOC126852120 has product MRIIILVTFVMAILMGVSTQNFRHFFAGFNPYIQSAVMRDPRSNRGPILFPPGPAPNSGDTSGVIVGASGYGFVPPTAGYFTYFYY; this is encoded by the exons atgagaATC ATAATTCTAGTCACATTTGTCATGGCTATTCTGATGGGAGTTTCGACGCAGAATTTTAGACATTTCTTCGCAGGATTTAATCCTTATATCCAGTCCGCAGTAATGAGAGATCCGAGATCGAATAGAg GTCCAATACTATTTCCACCTGGGCCAGCACCAAACTCAGGTGACACCAGTGGTGTCATTGTGGGCGCGAGCGGATACGGATTCGTGCCACCCACCGCAG